The genome window TAATGGCTGTAAACGTTGCACAATCTGTGTCGCCTGCATCACACCTTCCATGCGATCGATCGGTTGCCCACCCTTAAATAAGACCAGTGTGGGCAGTGCATGAATTTGGTATTGCGAAGCTAATTCGGGGTAGGTTTCGGTGTTGATTTTTACGACGCGCAGTTGCTCCTTCATCTGAGCATTCACTTGCTCTAGAATCGGACCCATGACTTGGCAAGGACCACACCAAGGCGCATAGAAATCTACGAGTGTGGGTAACTCAGAACCAGATAACAATTCTTGAAAATTACTGAACTGTTTTTTGGTAGCCATAATACACAACCCAGTTGCTGATCATTGCTTTGATCCTAGTGCAAATCTTTTGTGGCTCATCTGTCCTCGGTTAAGGAGTATCTCAGCTAAGGGGCGGTACACAGGTAATGAATCATTACCAAATTTAGGACTACTCGTTAAGCAACGGAGTGGGGACGTAAATGGCCTAAGATGATTGAGCAATTGGCCACTGAGTTTGAAAAGAGGAATTAGGTATGGAGGCGTTGCAAGAGACTGCATCGAAACGATTGCCAGGACAAGTCGCGATCGTCACTGGAGCATCTAGAGGCATTGGTCGCTCTATTGCGTTGGCGCTTGCGGCTGAAGGAGCCAATGTTGTAGTCAACTACGCCAGTTCTAGTACTGCGGCAGACCAAGTTGTAGCTGATATTACTGCGATGGGCAGTAACGCGATTGCGCTACAAGCCGATGTCTCCAAAGCGGATCAGGTCGATGCCTTGTTCAGCGCTGTGATGGAAAAGTGGGGCCGCATTGATGTTCTGGTCAACAATGCTGGGATTACGCGCGATACCTTACTGTTGCGGATGAAGCCAGAGAACTGGCAATCTGTGATTGATCTCAACCTGACTGGTGTGTTTCTGTGCACCAGAGCGGCCAGCAAAATTATGCTGAAGCAACGCTCTGGCCGCATTGTCAATATCACGTCTGTGGCAGGACAAATGGGCAATCCAGGCCAAGCAAACTACAGTGCAGCTAAAGCTGGGGTGATTGGTTTTACCAAGACTGTCGCCAAGGAATTAGCGAGCCGGGGGGTAACAGTTAATGCTGTGGCTCCTGGTTTCATTGCCACCGATATGACCAGTGGCTTGAACAACACAGACGAAATTCTGAAGTTTATTCCCTTAGGCCGCTACGGACAGCCAGAAGAAGTCGCTGGCTTGGTGAAGTTTCTAGCCGCTGACCCCGCCGCCGCTTACATCACCGGACAAGTGATGAATGTCGATGGCGGCATGGTAATGGCTTAAGGGTCTCGGGAAGGAAATTATTGTAGGGGCAATCTCTTGTGGTTGCCCTCCACTATCGGCTATTGGCTCACTATTAGCTCAGAGCGACTTATCAACATCTGCACCTACATGAAGGCAATATCGCAGTTACTTGATAAATCCTGAAGCGGACTCTAGAAAAAATTAGTCTCAGCAAGCTAGAACTGTAGAACAAGACCATGATGGTTTAAGGCGCAAATTTCCTAATTGGGACACTGCTGAGGCAAAGCAATGAGGAATGACGACAGAAAGGCGATCGCCCGTGAACTCAGAAACCATACTCTGATTCTGGGCGGCTTCATTATCTGTATTTGGTTGCTAGAAATTGTTGATTCGTTTGTTTTAGGCAATGCGCTTAACGTCTTTGGCATTCGCCCTCGAAGTATTAGTGGCCTGCGTGGCATCCTATTTGCGCCGTTTCTACATGGCGGCTTAGGACATTTAATGGCCAATACCATCCCTTTTCTAGTGTTGGGATGGTTCGTGATGCTCCGAGAAGTCAGCGACTTCTTCATCGTTAGTCTGATTACAATTCTGGCAAGTGGCTTAGGCGTGTGGTTGTTTGGCTCCCCTAACTCAATTCATATCGGTGCCAGCGGTTTAATTTTTGGCTACTTTGGCTTTTTATTATTACGGGGCTACTTTGAAAGAAGCGCGGTAGGGATCGCCTTTTCACTTCTAGTGGGCACTCTCTACGGCAGCTTGATCTGGGGAGTCCTGCCCGTGAGTAATGGCATTTCGTGGGAGGGCCATTTATTTGGTTTCCTCGGCGGAGTCTTAGCAGCTCGTCTTCTAGCGCGACGCAAAAAACCTATCTAATAAAAAGGGTGAGCCAGGTATTAGACTCACCCTTTTTACTATTAGCTAAACTGTCCTAGCTGCAATGCAGCCTTCACGAGGCGCTGAGTTAGATGCGAGGATTGGAGCGATCGATAATTCCACGACCTTGGTCGTCAATATCGAGTTCTTCGCGGCGAATTTGCTCTTCCGCCTGCACGGTATCGCGCTCTACTTCTTTGCGGATCTTGACTTCTTCCCGCAGCACTGCTTCCTTATGGATGTCAGCTTGCTCTTCGTAGATCTCGACTCGAGCCACTTCTCCTTCGCGGAAATCAGCTTCTCCAGCGGGAACAGCAGTTCCTGCATTTGTGGGAGTCGTGCGTTCTACAACGATCCGCTCTTTCTCAACTGGAACTTGAACTCGGGTAGTTTCGGTTTCTACACGCTTGCCAACATTAACTTCCCCAGTTTTGACGCGGGTCTTGTCAGCAATCAGTCTTTCTTCGTACAGATTCACTTGCTGAGTATTTTGGGCAGACAGATTCCGGTCAGTTAGATTGCTGCCAGAAATGTCGCGATCGCCACTGTCAGAGCCTTTCACTTTACTTTCAACTTTGTCCCACGCATCACGAGCAGCATGCTTGGCTTTATCCCAACCTAAGCCTGCATTACCCTGACGGGTTTCATAGTGGTTCCGTAAGTCTGGCTCAATCTCGTCAAACTTTCTCCCGGTGTTGGCATGCAGACCATATCCCTCATACCCAGTCTGGTAGGCTGGCTTATAATCGTCATACGTGTGGCCTGGTTCCACATAAGGCCGAGAGTTGTAATTATTGCGCCAGTAGTCGTCTTCTACAGTAGGGTCAACGGATTCAGCTGCACTCTTACCAACTAAACCCCCAGCGACTGCTCCAACTGCACTACCAATGACTGCACCTACTGGGCCGCCAATCACACCGCCCACAACTGCACCTACTGTCCCAATTCCAGCGGCACCAATGCCAGTGCCTACGGGGTGAGCACCAGGTTGACCAGAGAGCGGATCACGATTCGCATCGGGCTCATGGGTGTCGTTTTTTTGATTCAAATCATGGTTTTTATTTTTGTCTAAATCAGCCATATTTTTCCTCCTGTTTTCTTATGGTTGGCAAACAACAGACCTAAATTCTGTTTTACTGCCACCTTCCCAGCCTAGGCGGTGGTTTTGGCAGGGCTTTATACCTCAAGTAAGACTTAGGGGATTTTGATAAATTTTTATGGCTTAAGTCAGATCTAAATCCACTCGATGTAACCCGATCGAGCCAGAAAATCTCCAGCTATAGGTACTTTTCAGCAGAGTGATTTGAGAAGGGAATAGATAAAGAAACTTTACGATTTTTAATCTTGAGAGTTTGGATAGCTTTGACGACAGCAACATCAGAATTTCATAGCCTCAAGCAAATTTATAACTTAGGCTTTTTATCCCTGAAGTAGCCTCAATTCTGTAGAGTAATAAGAGGCGATCGCCAGCTTATTCTGTAGTTAAACGTTTATTAATTCTTTGTTAATCATGGGTCTAAAAGTTCTTGAACATTTTGATGGCAGCTTTGAGCTAGAGCCAGCTGCTCAAGAGAGTTTATTTAACCTATTGCAAAGTGAAGCTTTTTTGCAGCAAGTTTCGCAACAGTCGCAGTGCCAGCAAGTAGAATTTACGAAATTATTATTTCAACCTGTGCCTTATAGCACTTCAACTCCTAAAGGAATGCCCCACGAATTTGAAAAGTATCATGGGTCTAATAACTATGTGATTGTCAATGTGCCTCCTAATTTTATGTTTAACGCTAAAATTTTTCGGCCTAGCCGCTTATGTGCGGTTTATCACAAACTTGGATAAAACTATCTCCTTGAGCAGAGTATGACTTCCACAACTAATATCCCTGTTCTCGCTGACCTAGAATATATTGCTTACATCGATGATGCGGGTCAAGTGAATGACCAGTATCAAGGCAGAGTAGGCGTCTATGCCATTTTTGACCAAGCGAAAATCCTACAGTTTATTGGTTATTCTCGCGATATTTATCTCAGTCTTCAGCAACATTTAGTTCGTCGTTCGCAATCGTGTTACTGGTTCAAAGTTCAGACGAGCGATCGCCCTAATCGTACCGTTCTAGAAGCCATCCGAGATGCCTGGATTGCAGAAAATGGTACTACGCCTATTGGTAATGCTGAGGAGCAAAATCTTTGGAATCAGCCAATTGATGCCAAGCTAACTATGACCGAGGAAGAACAGACTGATTACCGTGAAGCTGATGAAATAACTCAAGTAAAGTTACTTAAGCGTGTAGCCAGACGCGTCGAAGAACAAGTCTTAGCAGAATTACAAACCAGAGGTGTGCAAATGCAGATCCGCTTTAACCCTAAATTAAAAGAGACAGGTTTGTTAGATCTCAAATAATTAGATCCGAATTTTCAAAAAAGCTAAAGGTGTAGCGATCGCCCCTCATCAGGAAAATCCCAAAAAAAGGAGCCTAGTTTATTTAGGCTCCTTTTTAATTGAGACAAATTAAATAGCAGTCATACTGCTTACTTGATGCTTGCCTTAGCACCTGCTTCTTCAAGTTGCTTCTTCACATCTTCAGCATCAGCCTTAGCCACGTTTTCTTTAACGGGCTTAGGTGCAGCTTCAACGAGGTCTTTCGCTTCTTTCAAGCCTAAGCCTGTCAGAGAGCGGACCACTTTCAGAACCGCAATCTTCTTGTCAGCAGGAACTTCTTCAAGACTGACAGTGAACTCGGTTTGCTCTTCTACTTCTTCCGCAGCAGCAGCGCCAGGGCCAGCCATCATCATCATGCCACCAGCGGGAGCAGCAGCGCTAACACCGAAAGCTTCCTCGATTTGCTTCACCAAGTCAGCTGCTTCTAACAAGGTCAGAGACTTTAGTTGTTCCAGAATTTGGTCAGTTGTAGCAGACATGAGTTAACTCCTAGAAATTTTTTGCGTAAACCGTTGGGCTAGGAAAGTTAGAACTTGGTAAACATCCAAAATCTAAAATCCAGAAACAAAAAGCATTAAGCAGCTTGTTGGTCGTCTTTCTCAGACACAGCCTTGATGGCACGAGCCAGAGAGCCAGGAACTTCGTTGATCCCGACAGCCAGCTTGGTAGCGACACCATTGATTGCCCCAGCAATCTGAGCAATAAGCTGTTCTTTAGACGGTAAGTCACCGATCGCTTTGACATCCTCAGCACTGAGGACACGACCTTCCATCACACCGCCGCGAAGCTCAGTCTTCTTCGTGGCTTTTTGGAAATCTTGGTAGGCCTTGATGGCACCGCCAATGTCGTCCTTCACTAGCAAGAAGGCAGAAGACTGAGATGCAAGTTCAGTCATCGGTTGCCAGGTTTCATCCCCGTCAACCGCAATCCGCATCAGCGTATTCTTAGTTACTGTGCATGTCGCGCCTTTTGGACGTAAACGTCGCCGTAGATCAGTAATCTCAGCAACACTCAGGCCCTTATAGTCGATCACGAACGCAAGTTGGGCCTCGCTCAACTGTTGTTTGAGTTCCGCCACGATTGCCTTCTTATCTTCTAGCGTTCTACCCATACTTGATATCACCTCCTTAAAAAAACGCAGAATGCCAAACTTTAACCCGTCCCCTCATCAAGACAAACGTAAGCCAGAAAAAAACCCGGACGTTGAGCCGGGTTAAACACTACAGTGGTTGGTCTTCAAAAACTAGACTGACCAATTACTAGTAGAGTTAAAACCTCGGCAGGAGATTAAGCAATTTGCGCCTGCTGTCTCTGGCTTTGTTGATTCAATTGGGAACTTGTGGGTAAAACTTGTTGCTCCTCCACTCTGGAGAATTTGTTTTGATGCAGGACTAACCTTAAGCTACGTCAGTCAACTTCAAGTCTCGGAGAGCATTGATGTCTACTTCGATTGAAGGCCCCATCGTTGCAGAAACAAAAACCGATCGCCAGTAACGACCCTTAGCACCAGAAGGACGGTTGCGGTCAATCGTCTCTTGCAGGGCTTTTAGGTTAGTCAGCAAATCTTCGGTTGAAAAGTCAGACTTACCAAAGAGAACGTGGACAATTCCCGTCCGATCAGCCCTGAATTCCAGTTTTCCGGCTTTGAATTCTCCGATGGCCTGGCCTAAATCAAAGGTAACTGTACCACCTTTAGGGGAAGGCATCAAACCCCGGGGACCAAGCAAGCGACCTAATTTAGCCACTTGAGGCATCATGTCAGGCGTTGCAATCAAGACATCAAAGTCCATCATGCCCTTTTGAATCTCGTCAATCAACTCTTCCGAGCCAGCGATATTAGCGCCAGAGTTGTTGGCTTCAGCTACCTTTTCACCACGGGCAATGACCGCAACCCGAACCGCTTGTCCAGTGCCTTTGGGTAAAGCCACAGTGGTTCTCAGTTGCTGATCAGTGTATTTGGGATCAATCCCAAGACGAATGTGTGCTTCTGCTGATTCTGTAAACTTCGCAGTTGCTGTCTCTTTCAAGAGGTTGAGCGCTTCTAACGGCTCATACGCTCTTTCTTCTACTTTTTTGTTCAGCTCTTGGAGCCGACGCGATACCTTTCTTACCATTTTCTTCTCCTGGGGTGTTTAACGAAGCGTTGCTTCTCCCCCATAATTAATTGTTTAATACTCGATTTCTAGTCGCCGACCGTAATACCCATGTTACGTGCAGTGCCTTCCACAATTCTCATGGCAGCATCAACATCGTTAGCATTTAAGTCGGGCAGCTTCGTTTGAGCAATCTCTCGCAACTGAGAGCGGGTGATCGAACCAACTTTTTTAGTATTGGGTTGACCAGAACCCCGGTCTACGCCTGCGGCTTTGCGAATAAGCACAGAAGCAGGAGGGGTTTTGAGGATGAAGGTGAAACTGCGATCCTCATAAACAGAGATTTCTACAGGAACCACTAGGCCTGCTTGGTCCGCAGTTCTAGCATTGTATTCCTTACAAAACATCATGATGTTGACACCATGCTGACCGAGCGCAGGGCCGATCGGGGGTGCAGGGTTCGCCTTGCCTGCGTTAATGGCCAACTTAATGACCGTAACTACTTTCTTTGCCATTTATCTTCTAGCTCTGTTTTTGAACCTGATTAAACTCCAGTTCGACAGGAGTGTCCCGCCCAAAGATGGAAAGCAAGGCTTTAAGCTTGCTCCGCTCTGGACTCACTTCAATCACTTCCCCTTCAAAGTCTTTGAAAGGACCTGAGAGCACCAGAATTTTATCTCCGGTTGCCATGTCAATCTTGATGACTGGCTTTTGCTCTTGCGCGCGCTTGAAAATACGTTCCACTTCTGCCGCACCCAAAGGCATTGGCTTCACGTGGCCTCGTCCGCGTCCATAACGACGCTTTTGCTCAGCGCCGACAAAGTTAATCACATTCGGGGTGTTCTTGACAACCTGCCAAGTTTCATCGTCCATGACCATGCGAATTAATACATAGCCAGGGAAGACTTTTTCTTCCGAATTCTGCCGACTGCCATCTTTCCGAATCTTGACAGCAGGAGTTTGAGGAATTTCGACCTGGACAATTCGCTCGGCGACATCCATCGTTTGGACTCGCTGTTCCAGGTTGGTTTTTACCCGCTTTTCACAACCGGAAGCGACTTGAACGGCATACCAATGAGAAGCATTCGGATCAAATGACTCTTCATTGGTTTCCATATTCGCTTCTGGTGCGATGGAATTGTATGATTCATCCGATGCAGAAGTCATCAAAACACCTTTCCTGCGACCCAGTCGAAGAAGTTGTCCACCAAGTAGATGAGGGTTGCAGATAGGGTCACCATCAGCAGTACTGCTAAGGATTCACTGACGAGCTGTTGACGACTTGGCCAAACAACCTTATCTAGCTCTTCTTTGGATTCTTTGAAGAAACCAACTGCATCAAATCCTGAACTTTTCTCTTGTGTTTCTACTTCGTCTTTTTTGGCCACAATTGCCTATTCCCCTATCAGTGCAGCTATGAGCGGTTTCCCGCTTAAAGTTGGGCAACCCTGCTCAAGAAATCTGCAAGCAAGTATGCACTGTTGCTTCGCCCAAAGTAGGAACTCAATTACAATGCTCGGTGGATCGCCCAGACAACAATTCTACTCGAAAGCAGGCGGTTTTAGCCCCCGTTACCCGTTAAGGAGATACTTCCGAGTAGAACCGTCATGGTAATCATCCAGCGCGCCCTGGAGGACTCGAACCCCCGACATCAGGTTTTGGAGACCTGCGTTCTACCAACTGAACTAAGAGCGCCCAAGTTGAGCTCAGGCTCAACGCTCAGCTTTTGCATTGTAATTCTAAAGCTGCGTTGCGTCAACCTTAGAGCGGTGGCGGCTGAGCTTGATTTAGAGGGCGCGATCGAAGCGCTGTTTAATGCGAGTTGCCTTACCAACGCGACCGCGTAAGTAGTATAGCTTAGCGCGGCGCACCTTGCCTCGACGAATCACCTTGATACTATCAATGCGAGGAGAGTTTACTAGAAACACTCGCTCTACACCCACGCCTTGGAAGACGCGACGCACCGTGATCGTTTCGTTGATGCCACCATTGCGCTTGGCAATGACTACACCTTCATAGGGCTGAGTCCGCTCTTTTCCTCCCTCTTGAATGATGACGCCCACCTTAACGGTGTCGCCCACATAAATGTCAGGGAGATTCGTCTTTAACTGCTCCGCTTCTATTGAGCGGATAACTTCCTGCGCGTTCATAGGTTTTCAAAAAACTCACAGTCTCCAATAGTAACTCGAAGAAGGGCTTTCGGTCTAGTTTTTTGTTTTTAGAATTGCTTTGCTTACTGCAATTTTTCCGCATGCAGCGGTGAGGGCAAATAACGTTTTTGGCGTTGTTGGTAACGGGTCCACCCCAGAACGAGGCTAAAAACTAGGGTGGAGAGCAAGACGACGCTGGCTCCAGAAGCAATGTCAAAGTAGTAGCTAATGTAGATACCCACAAAGGCGATCGCGGCTCCTAATCCGCCGGAAAGCAGCATCATGGTGCCAAAGCGATTGCTTAAGAGGCGAGCGATCGAAGCAGGAATCACGACGGCTGAAATGATTAAAGTTACCCCCAACACTTGTAAAGTCGCCACTAGTAACGTTGCCATCATCAGGGCAAACAGCGTATCCATTGCAAAGACTGGTACGCCATGCACCTTCGCTACTTCCCGGTCAAAGCACCAAAACAGCAAGGGTCGGTAGAAGATGAAAACTAGACTGAGCAAGAGCACCGTCACGGCTGTTACGACCCAGAGGTCTGTAGGCGTAATGCCCAGTACATTACCGAAAAGAGCGGCTTCAAAACTTTGAGTAAAGCTGCGATAGGTGCTGATAACGGCAACGCCCAAGGCAAAGCTGGCGGTGGTAACGATACCGATCGCGGCATCAGAGTAGATTTTGCGGCCCGTGAGGTATTGAATCAGCAGGGCAGTGCCAAACCCCCAGATTCCGGAACCGATGTAGAAGTTGAAGCCTAGAACATAAGTAATTACAGCACCTCCCAAAATGGCGTGAGATAAACCGTGGGCGATGTAACTCATGCGTCGGGTGGTGATGTAGACTCCCATGACACCGCACAACAGCCCTGCCATCATCCCGACCCACATGGCTCGACCAAAGAACTCGTATTGAAAAGGTTTGAGCAGGAACTCCATAGTCAGTCCAGACGTTGGGGCAAGAAATTAGACAGATTTAGAAGGTAGAGATTTGTAGAGGGCGGGGGGCAGGTTGGCTTGCATTTCGTGCAGCAAGGAGGTGGCTCCACTGGCAACCAAAATCCGATCATTTTGCCGAAATACCACCATTTCACCTCGGAAGGTTCTCCCCAAGCTTTCGGGTGTGAAAACGTCTTTGGGTGGGCCTTGGCAGATCAGGCCGTGGTTGAAGCAGATCACCCAAGGCAGGTGCGTGGCAACCGAATTGAGGTCGTGGGTAGAAATCAAGATGGCTAAGCCCTGTTGTCCCAACTCGGCTAACAAGTGTAGTAGCTCGTGCTGCACATGCAAGTCCGAACTGCTGGTTGGCTCATCGAGTAACACGATTTCGGGATCGCCCACGAGCGCTCGCGCTAGAAACACTCGTTGCTGCTGTCCGCCGGATAGTTCACCGATGGGTTGACGCGCTACATGCTCAATGCCAACTCGGCTGAGTAGTTCTCTGGCCTTGGCGCGATCGCAAGCAGAGGGCCAAGGCCAAATCTTTTGTTGTCGATAACGCCCCATCATCACCACTTCTTCTGCGGTGACAGGGAAACCCCAATCTACTGTCTCTACCTGAGGAACATAGCCTACCTTGATGGGGGAAGTTCCTGGTTTTAAGCGGCGTCCCCGATACCAAACTTCTCCTGACCAAGGACGCAGCAATCCCACAATCGTCTTGAGTAAAGTACTTTTACCACTGCCTGAAGGCCCCACTAACCCTGAAAACTGGCCTGGGTACAAAGTGAAACTGACATCTGTAAAAATGGTTTGGCTTTGATAGCCACAGGCAAGATGTTTTACTTCCAGCAAAGGTTGCATGCTTTCTACCTTATGGCTTGCTTATGGCTTGGCTTTAGCGGTGGCGGTTGGTCCGACAATGTTGGCCGTTTCTAGGCTATCTACTAGGCTCGGATCACCGCCTAAGTTCTTCGCTAGGATACGGAGGTTTTCGACCATCATGCCGATGTAGGTGTGTTCAGGATTGGTATTTTCCATCGCATTGGCCGAGCCTTCACCGGGTAGGTCATCATCACTGGTATTGTCGGTTTTGACATTGGCTTCGCGGGCAATCTGCTCTTCCACTTTGCTAGGAAATACTTCCGACCCAAAGATAGCAGGGACTTGGGTAGCTCGAATTTGATCGATCAACTTAGCGACATCCTGAGCGGAAGGTTCGTTGAAGTCGGAGGGTTGAATGGCACCGATTATGTAAACTCCATATTCACGGGCCCAGTACGCCCAAGAATCGTGATAGGTCAAGAGTTTGCGATTTTCGGGCGGAATGCTGGCGACCACTTTTCGGGTGACTTGGTCGAGCTGGTCTAAGCGTTGTAGATAGCTTTTCAGGTTGGCGGCGTAGTAGTCAGCTCCAGCGGGATCTAGAGCGGTGAGTTGCTCAGCAGCTTGCTGAGCATATGCCGCTGCATATTTGGGGTTGACCCAGAGGTGCGGATTGGGCTTACCGCCTGCTTTAGGGAAGCTGGCATCAAAGATCCACTGGTCTTGTGCGATGGTGTTGGTACCCACTTCGTAGATTTTCGTCTCTTTGGGCTTAGCAGCCTCAGCCAACTCTAAGGTAGGGACTTCTAGCTGTAAACCATTCGCAATAACTAAATCAGCTTGCTTGATCAACTCACCATCGGAGGGACGAGGTTCAAAGGTATGAGAGTTGGTTCCTTCTGGAACAATGCCTCTGACATCAGCGCGATCGCCCGCAATATTGCTGACGATGTTCGTCAAAGGAGCCACCGTGGTGATCACAATTGGCTTATCTTGAGACTGGCGATCGCTCGACTGGCTAGATTGAGCGGAGGAGCTGGCAGGGGCTGAACTAGGAGAAGTGGCAGTCTGAGTTGGGTTGCAGCCTAGCAGTAGCAAACTCAGAAGTGGCAGAACGACAAAGGGCTTCATCCTGGCTTTCCTTCACGGGGGGCATAGAGAATTAGAGCTTTAGCTTGCTTAAACAAGCAATGCCCCGCTGGGGCATCTGAGCGCTAATTTTTCGCTTTTTAAGAATAAATTTGCTTTTGTTTTGCCTAAAATCTCTCTAAAGAAAGACTTTAGGTGAAGAGATCCAAGCAATGTTATTTTTTCGTGTCAAGTTAGTCACAATGGCCTGACTTCCCCTTGGTTTGAGTTATGAGGAAAAGCGCGGCGAGGAAGAGCGCAGCGATGGGGAAAAGCGATCGCAATTGCCTGATCAGACTGCCTCAGGCTGAGTGTGAGAGAAGTGAACTAGAGTAGATGTCAGGCTCACGCAGCCCTACCTAGCTGAATTTTCAGTTAAGGCGATTCGTAATTAGTGCAATTATTGCATCGTGATTTCTCATGTCATTGTCAGCTTTTGTGCGTCGCGCTACCGGGCCTGCTTTACTCGCCCTTTGCTTAACCACTGTTTTATTGATTTCAAGTGAAACTGCCGCTACCTTGGCACTTCCCAGCGTTTCTGCCACTCCTAATGCTAAGACTAAGCCTGATATGAAGTCGTCTTCTAGTGTCATGCCTGCTGCTTCCTTGACTCAAGGAGTAAGAAAAACTGTCCTAGGTAACGGTTTAACGGTTTTAACCAAAGAACTGCACACCGCTCCTGTTGTCAGCGTGCAAGTGTGGTATCGGGTTGGTTCGCGGGATGAACAAGCAGGTCTCAATGGGATTTCCCATCTGCTGGAACACCTCATGTTCAAAGGAACCAACAATCGTCCGATTCAGTTTGGGCGTTTGTTTAGCGCGCTCGGCAGTCAGTCTAATGCATTTACCTCCTATGACCAGACGGCCTATTTTGGCACTGTAGAGCGAGACAAGCTGCAAGCGCTGCTAGTTTTAGAAGCAGACCGGATGAAGAACGCGCTAATTAATCCTGAGCAGCTCAGGAGTGAAAAGCGAGTGGTGGTTTCAGAGTTGCAAGGCTATGAAAATGAACCAGGTTACCGCTTAGAGCGAGCGGTAC of Trichocoleus sp. FACHB-46 contains these proteins:
- the trxA gene encoding thioredoxin; the encoded protein is MATKKQFSNFQELLSGSELPTLVDFYAPWCGPCQVMGPILEQVNAQMKEQLRVVKINTETYPELASQYQIHALPTLVLFKGGQPIDRMEGVMQATQIVQRLQPLVSGKS
- the fabG gene encoding 3-oxoacyl-[acyl-carrier-protein] reductase, with the translated sequence MEALQETASKRLPGQVAIVTGASRGIGRSIALALAAEGANVVVNYASSSTAADQVVADITAMGSNAIALQADVSKADQVDALFSAVMEKWGRIDVLVNNAGITRDTLLLRMKPENWQSVIDLNLTGVFLCTRAASKIMLKQRSGRIVNITSVAGQMGNPGQANYSAAKAGVIGFTKTVAKELASRGVTVNAVAPGFIATDMTSGLNNTDEILKFIPLGRYGQPEEVAGLVKFLAADPAAAYITGQVMNVDGGMVMA
- a CDS encoding rhomboid family intramembrane serine protease produces the protein MRNDDRKAIARELRNHTLILGGFIICIWLLEIVDSFVLGNALNVFGIRPRSISGLRGILFAPFLHGGLGHLMANTIPFLVLGWFVMLREVSDFFIVSLITILASGLGVWLFGSPNSIHIGASGLIFGYFGFLLLRGYFERSAVGIAFSLLVGTLYGSLIWGVLPVSNGISWEGHLFGFLGGVLAARLLARRKKPI
- a CDS encoding YsnF/AvaK domain-containing protein yields the protein MADLDKNKNHDLNQKNDTHEPDANRDPLSGQPGAHPVGTGIGAAGIGTVGAVVGGVIGGPVGAVIGSAVGAVAGGLVGKSAAESVDPTVEDDYWRNNYNSRPYVEPGHTYDDYKPAYQTGYEGYGLHANTGRKFDEIEPDLRNHYETRQGNAGLGWDKAKHAARDAWDKVESKVKGSDSGDRDISGSNLTDRNLSAQNTQQVNLYEERLIADKTRVKTGEVNVGKRVETETTRVQVPVEKERIVVERTTPTNAGTAVPAGEADFREGEVARVEIYEEQADIHKEAVLREEVKIRKEVERDTVQAEEQIRREELDIDDQGRGIIDRSNPRI
- a CDS encoding GIY-YIG nuclease family protein; its protein translation is MTSTTNIPVLADLEYIAYIDDAGQVNDQYQGRVGVYAIFDQAKILQFIGYSRDIYLSLQQHLVRRSQSCYWFKVQTSDRPNRTVLEAIRDAWIAENGTTPIGNAEEQNLWNQPIDAKLTMTEEEQTDYREADEITQVKLLKRVARRVEEQVLAELQTRGVQMQIRFNPKLKETGLLDLK
- the rplL gene encoding 50S ribosomal protein L7/L12; this translates as MSATTDQILEQLKSLTLLEAADLVKQIEEAFGVSAAAPAGGMMMMAGPGAAAAEEVEEQTEFTVSLEEVPADKKIAVLKVVRSLTGLGLKEAKDLVEAAPKPVKENVAKADAEDVKKQLEEAGAKASIK
- the rplJ gene encoding 50S ribosomal protein L10 — its product is MGRTLEDKKAIVAELKQQLSEAQLAFVIDYKGLSVAEITDLRRRLRPKGATCTVTKNTLMRIAVDGDETWQPMTELASQSSAFLLVKDDIGGAIKAYQDFQKATKKTELRGGVMEGRVLSAEDVKAIGDLPSKEQLIAQIAGAINGVATKLAVGINEVPGSLARAIKAVSEKDDQQAA
- the rplA gene encoding 50S ribosomal protein L1, with translation MVRKVSRRLQELNKKVEERAYEPLEALNLLKETATAKFTESAEAHIRLGIDPKYTDQQLRTTVALPKGTGQAVRVAVIARGEKVAEANNSGANIAGSEELIDEIQKGMMDFDVLIATPDMMPQVAKLGRLLGPRGLMPSPKGGTVTFDLGQAIGEFKAGKLEFRADRTGIVHVLFGKSDFSTEDLLTNLKALQETIDRNRPSGAKGRYWRSVFVSATMGPSIEVDINALRDLKLTDVA
- the rplK gene encoding 50S ribosomal protein L11; the protein is MAKKVVTVIKLAINAGKANPAPPIGPALGQHGVNIMMFCKEYNARTADQAGLVVPVEISVYEDRSFTFILKTPPASVLIRKAAGVDRGSGQPNTKKVGSITRSQLREIAQTKLPDLNANDVDAAMRIVEGTARNMGITVGD
- the nusG gene encoding transcription termination/antitermination protein NusG, whose amino-acid sequence is METNEESFDPNASHWYAVQVASGCEKRVKTNLEQRVQTMDVAERIVQVEIPQTPAVKIRKDGSRQNSEEKVFPGYVLIRMVMDDETWQVVKNTPNVINFVGAEQKRRYGRGRGHVKPMPLGAAEVERIFKRAQEQKPVIKIDMATGDKILVLSGPFKDFEGEVIEVSPERSKLKALLSIFGRDTPVELEFNQVQKQS
- the secE gene encoding preprotein translocase subunit SecE: MAKKDEVETQEKSSGFDAVGFFKESKEELDKVVWPSRQQLVSESLAVLLMVTLSATLIYLVDNFFDWVAGKVF
- the rplS gene encoding 50S ribosomal protein L19, with the translated sequence MNAQEVIRSIEAEQLKTNLPDIYVGDTVKVGVIIQEGGKERTQPYEGVVIAKRNGGINETITVRRVFQGVGVERVFLVNSPRIDSIKVIRRGKVRRAKLYYLRGRVGKATRIKQRFDRAL
- a CDS encoding metal ABC transporter permease, with amino-acid sequence MEFLLKPFQYEFFGRAMWVGMMAGLLCGVMGVYITTRRMSYIAHGLSHAILGGAVITYVLGFNFYIGSGIWGFGTALLIQYLTGRKIYSDAAIGIVTTASFALGVAVISTYRSFTQSFEAALFGNVLGITPTDLWVVTAVTVLLLSLVFIFYRPLLFWCFDREVAKVHGVPVFAMDTLFALMMATLLVATLQVLGVTLIISAVVIPASIARLLSNRFGTMMLLSGGLGAAIAFVGIYISYYFDIASGASVVLLSTLVFSLVLGWTRYQQRQKRYLPSPLHAEKLQ